The segment GGAGAGCTTAAAAACTCACCATTCTTAAGTATCTTTTATTGACTTTACTAATGGCGTTATTTTTAATCCATTGGCTAAGCCTTTTTCATTATTTATTTTAGCAAATCGGCCGTTGTTACCTGTAGGTAAAATCTAAGGCACAATAGTATAAATTTTAGGCTCCATTAAGAACTCATAATCATCAACTTTTACAAAAGTATTTTTAACTGGGAATACTTGTTTTGCTTTTTCTACAAATTCATGAATGCTTTATTTTTTTTAGGCCCAACGGCTTTGTAAGTTCCAACTTTTTTATCTTCACTTAAGCAGATCATTCATTCTGCCACATCTCTTACATCAATATATTGCACTATCTCATTCCTTTTGCCTGGCACTAAAACTTCGTCACCTTTACTCAATCTGATTGGCCAATGTATAAATCTGTTTGATTTATCAGCGGGTCCAAACATATAAGTGGGGCGTACTATTATGGTTCTGTCTTCTCCAAATTGGTTAATGGCTCCAGGTTTTTTTAAGATTAGTTCTGCACTTTCTTTAATATCCCTTTTTAAATAGGGGTATTATATACTCCTGTAGAGGATGCATACAGATAGAGGTGGTAATTTTCTTTTAATAATTTGGCAGATTTTTTAGTCCATTCAGCATCATGCCCAGAATTATCAATTGCAACATCCCATTTGCGATTTTCTAAGGCAGTTAAATTATTTTTTCTGTCACCAATTAGGTGTTCCACATTTTTAAATAAATTTTTATGAAGCGATGGCTCAGTTTTTCCTCTTGTAAATATTGAGATGCAATGTCCTCTTCACATCGCATAAGCTACTTGGTGAAGTTCTAAAAAAAACATGCTTTTAGTTGTCTTAAAGTTTTGTTAAAAGGGTCGTTTTTTGTTTTTTAAAATTAAACCTTTGTCATCGAAATTAGTCCTATTTTTTTATAAAAAATAACACCTAAAAAATAAATGAAAAAAATTTTAATTCTACTTAGTTTTTTTTTAACCTCTTTTACGTATTCTCAAACAAAAGATTTTGAAATAACAGGAATCATTAAATCTACTGATAATAAAGAAATATTGGAATCTGCTACTGTTCATCTAGAAAGATTAAAAGATAGCAGCATTGTAGCATATACGATTACAGATGCAAAAGGAAATTTTAAAATTGCTGCTAATACTGCTGATTCTAAAACGAAACTAATCGTTTCTTTTATAGGTTTTAAACCATACTCTAAAATTATAGCGGTAAAAAACCAAAATATTGGTACTATATATTTAAAAACAGCAAACACATTAGACGCTATTGTTATTCGATCTGCTGCACCAATCATCATTAAAAAAGATACGGTAGAATTTAATGTAAAATCTTTTAAGACAAAAGCAGATGCAAATGTTGAAGATTTACTTAAAAAATTACCCGGAGTTGAAGTGGATGCAGAAGGTGCTATTACCGTAAATGGAAAGCCCGTGAATAAAATTTTAGTAAACGGAAAACCTTTTTTTGGAAATGACCCTACAATTACAACAAGAAATTTAACAAAAGATATTATTGAAAAAATACAGATTTTAGACACTAAAACAAATGCACAAGCTTTCTCTGGTGAAGATTCTGATGGAGAAAACAAAACGATTAACTTAACTATTAAAAAAGAAAACAATAAAGGATATTTTGGTAAAGTAGCTGCAGGGAAAGGAACCGATGATAGATATGAATATGCTGGTTTAGCAACTCGTTTTAAACAAAGCGAAAGAATTGGTTTGCTTGCTGGAGGAAATAATGTGAACTCACCTGGTTTTAGTTTTGGAAACCAACGATCACAGTATGGTGGAAATAATAGAAGTTTTGGTGGGGGACAAGGAATTATTACTTCTAACAATTATGGGGTAAATTATATTAATACATTTAAAAAAATAGTTGAATTTTCTGGAGATTATTTCTACAAAAACAGTGAATCAGACAATGCATCTACTAGCAATAAAGAAACTTTTTTATCTAACGGAGATAGTTTTTTTAGGAACTCTAAAAGCAATTCATTTAATGAAAGTGATAGCCATGATGCAAGCGTAGATTTTGAAATGGAAATAGATAGTACCTTTAGAATCGATATAGAAACGGACTTTAATAAAGATGTAAACAGAAATGCTTTTAATAGTACTTCAGAAAGTTTAAACAATAATCAAACGCTTACAAATGATTCTAAAACAAATTCTATAGCCGACTCT is part of the Polaribacter sp. SA4-10 genome and harbors:
- a CDS encoding NAD-dependent epimerase/dehydratase family protein, whose protein sequence is MKESAELILKKPGAINQFGEDRTIIVRPTYMFGPADKSNRFIHWPIRLSKGDEVLVPGKRNEIVQYIDVRDVAE